In one Candidatus Omnitrophota bacterium genomic region, the following are encoded:
- the nrfH gene encoding cytochrome c nitrite reductase small subunit yields MTRLGLLVAVLCGVFLGLGAFTFHYGEGLSYLSKDPKACMNCHIMQSQFDSWQKASHHTVATCVDCHLPHAFIPKWMAKADNGFWHSKGFTLQDFHEPIFIRERNQKVLYENCLSCHFDMVHDLLLSAKSDEDALNCVHCHRSVGHGETVGLGKFEPVNSEKMNQVGENDAY; encoded by the coding sequence GCTCGTGGCTGTGCTGTGCGGGGTATTCCTGGGGTTGGGTGCTTTCACTTTCCACTATGGCGAAGGCCTTTCCTATTTGAGCAAAGACCCCAAGGCGTGCATGAACTGCCACATCATGCAGTCTCAATTCGATTCTTGGCAAAAAGCAAGCCACCATACAGTAGCCACGTGCGTTGACTGCCACCTGCCCCATGCGTTTATTCCCAAGTGGATGGCCAAGGCCGATAATGGATTTTGGCATTCCAAGGGTTTTACCCTCCAAGATTTTCATGAACCGATTTTTATCCGGGAGCGGAACCAAAAGGTGTTGTATGAGAATTGCCTTAGTTGCCATTTCGACATGGTGCATGATTTGTTGCTTAGCGCTAAGTCCGATGAGGATGCTCTGAATTGCGTGCATTGTCACCGGTCCGTGGGCCATGGGGAGACCGTGGGACTCGGGAAGTTTGAACCCGTCAATTCTGAAAAGATGAACCAGGTGGGAGAAAACGATGCGTACTAA
- a CDS encoding ammonia-forming cytochrome c nitrite reductase subunit c552 has protein sequence MRTKTLVAYGAVIAGVALASALVTALLMNIAERKNEAKNPYVRLVDVGEDDTDPAQWGVNWPKQYESYLLTAQATRTRFGGHGGSEALPEEKIERDPWLKRMFNGYAFSIDYRDRRGHAYMLEDQEKTQRQTKPQSGSCLHCHASVMPLYRALGNGDAMAGFEKTYKMSYKELNAMLHESGHGHPVSCVDCHDPETMKLRVTRPGFINGIKALAESDAPVPQMPSIERWRETDREEPYDPNSMASRTEMRSFACAQCHVEYYCSSAMPLEFPWSKGLRVEETEAHWDETTLPNGEQFYDYKHAESGARILKAQHPEFEMWSQGIHSRAGVACADCHMPYQRDGATKVSDHWVRSPLLNVNRACQTCHHVDEEELLSRVDAIQDRNFHLLQRAGAALMDQLDAIQAAKEAGATEAQLQESLELQRKAQWRLDFVAAENSMGFHAPQEAARILGEAADYARQGQVAAMKANEAVNEDELVENETNPVRGGLTGSR, from the coding sequence ATGCGTACTAAAACCTTGGTAGCTTATGGTGCGGTCATTGCGGGCGTGGCTTTAGCCAGCGCTTTGGTCACGGCCCTGCTGATGAATATTGCCGAACGCAAGAACGAGGCCAAGAACCCCTACGTGCGCCTGGTAGATGTGGGCGAGGACGATACGGATCCGGCCCAGTGGGGCGTGAATTGGCCCAAGCAGTACGAATCCTATCTGTTGACGGCTCAAGCGACCCGCACCCGTTTCGGCGGGCACGGCGGCAGCGAGGCCCTGCCTGAGGAGAAGATCGAGCGGGATCCCTGGTTGAAACGAATGTTTAATGGCTATGCTTTTTCCATCGATTACCGGGACCGTCGAGGGCACGCGTATATGCTGGAAGACCAGGAAAAGACCCAGCGGCAGACCAAGCCTCAGTCCGGTTCCTGTTTGCACTGTCATGCGTCGGTCATGCCTCTGTATCGAGCTTTGGGCAATGGGGATGCCATGGCAGGTTTTGAAAAGACATACAAGATGTCCTACAAGGAACTCAATGCCATGCTGCATGAGAGCGGGCACGGCCATCCGGTCTCATGTGTGGATTGCCACGATCCGGAGACCATGAAGCTGCGCGTCACGCGTCCCGGATTTATTAACGGGATCAAGGCATTGGCTGAATCCGATGCCCCTGTGCCGCAGATGCCCTCGATCGAACGCTGGCGTGAGACGGACAGGGAAGAGCCTTATGACCCGAACTCAATGGCTTCGCGCACGGAAATGCGCTCCTTTGCCTGCGCTCAGTGCCATGTGGAATACTATTGTTCCAGCGCCATGCCTTTAGAGTTTCCGTGGAGCAAGGGTTTGCGTGTCGAAGAGACCGAAGCGCACTGGGATGAAACCACTTTGCCCAATGGCGAGCAATTTTACGACTATAAGCACGCGGAGAGCGGCGCGCGGATTCTGAAGGCGCAGCACCCGGAATTTGAAATGTGGTCCCAGGGGATTCACTCCCGGGCGGGTGTGGCCTGTGCGGATTGCCATATGCCCTACCAACGCGACGGCGCCACCAAGGTTTCCGACCACTGGGTGCGGAGCCCTCTGCTTAATGTGAATCGCGCTTGCCAGACTTGCCATCATGTGGACGAAGAAGAGCTGCTTTCGCGTGTGGATGCGATTCAGGACCGCAACTTTCACTTGCTGCAGCGCGCCGGGGCGGCTCTGATGGATCAGCTCGATGCGATCCAGGCTGCCAAGGAGGCAGGGGCTACGGAGGCGCAGTTGCAGGAGTCCCTTGAGCTTCAACGCAAGGCGCAGTGGCGGCTGGACTTCGTGGCTGCGGAAAACTCGATGGGATTTCATGCTCCCCAGGAAGCGGCGCGCATTTTGGGTGAAGCGGCGGACTACGCCCGGCAGGGCCAGGTTGCCGCAATGAAGGCAAATGAGGCGGTAAATGAAGATGAATTGGTGGAGAATGAAACGAACCCGGTCCGGGGGGGCTTGACAGGTTCCCGGTAA
- a CDS encoding ATP-binding cassette domain-containing protein — MISIKSLTMRYGNFTALDRVSFEAKPGEIVGLLGPNGAGKTTLMRALTTYLYPTEGTAEVCNHDVVRNPMGVRQSVGYLPETAPLYMDMQVDDYLSFVGRSRGLSKFQLGDRLSWLKTACGLKPVWKHACYEISKGYRQRVGLAQALIHDPAV; from the coding sequence ATGATTTCCATCAAATCTCTCACAATGCGCTACGGAAATTTCACGGCCCTGGATCGCGTGTCTTTTGAAGCCAAGCCCGGGGAAATCGTGGGCCTGCTGGGGCCCAACGGGGCGGGCAAGACCACGCTCATGCGCGCTCTCACCACCTATCTTTATCCCACAGAAGGCACGGCCGAGGTCTGCAACCACGATGTGGTGCGAAATCCCATGGGCGTGCGCCAGAGCGTGGGCTATTTGCCTGAGACAGCTCCGCTTTATATGGATATGCAGGTGGACGATTACCTGAGTTTTGTGGGGCGCTCCCGGGGGCTTTCCAAGTTCCAACTGGGCGACCGCCTGAGCTGGCTCAAAACCGCCTGCGGGCTCAAACCCGTGTGGAAGCATGCATGCTACGAGATCTCCAAGGGTTACCGCCAGCGCGTGGGTTTGGCCCAGGCCCTGATCCACGATCCGGCGGT